One Cucumis sativus cultivar 9930 chromosome 1, Cucumber_9930_V3, whole genome shotgun sequence DNA segment encodes these proteins:
- the LOC101218972 gene encoding protein ENL yields the protein MDERGIMGPKRSQFSPKPNRKPIDPEAKKSAKKNPKKDPNFPSSSKPKPQAAATNPNSNGNKTNPNSETPSSAPPPPPTPISTPKAKSQPPTPSSDHHPPLPHNLSPPRRSKSQPATPSSASKINFVRRIDNDNSTKAFPKTSPTSGSDHRQKHVKTTADPHSPGYSDSSHDIGDRLLQRLSSEGKDLDDILKGNTIDDLMGSNNRKEESSSRNVSSLAILQIYQKIASHRQGNLSVERYFKKLKKLWNDIGIYSSESVEGIAFWSELTERDKVIQFFIGLNDYYSIICSQILVNQPFPTVEEAYSEIIREEKRRELFVALGTVAAQVIQSSYQNGSSNNGDNKNLGIDQEIDTSI from the exons ATGGACGAAAGAGGAATTATGGGTCCAAAAAGATCTCAATTTTCTCCAAAACCAAACAGGAAGCCTATTGATCCAGAGGCTAAAAAATCTgcaaagaaaaatccaaaaaaagatCCCAATTTTCCCAGCTCTTCAAAGCCAAAGCCACAAGCTGCAGCAACCAATCCTAATTCTAACGGCAACAAAACTAATCCCAACTCCGAGACACCTTCTTCTgctccacctccacctccgACTCCGATTTCAACTCCAAAAGCAAAAAGTCAACCTCCCACGCCTTCTTCTGATCATCATCCACCTCTACCTCACAATCTGAGTCCGCCTCGAAGATCAAAAAGTCAACCCGCCACGCCTTCTTCTGCTTCAAAGATCAACTTTGTAAGACGTATTGATAATGATAATTCTACAAAAGCTTTTCCCAAGACTTCGCCCACCTCTGGGTCAGATCATCGTCAGAAACATGTCAAAACTACTGCTGATCCTCATTCCCCTGGATATTCTGATTCTTCTCATGATATTGGTGATCGGTTGTTACAACGCCTTTCTTCTGAAG GTAAAGACCTTGATGACATCCTCAAAGGAAACACGATAGATGATTTAATGGGCTCAAATAACAGAAAGGAAGAATCTTCATCTCGAAATGTTTCTAGTTTGgctatattacaaatttaccaGAAAATTGCATCCCATCGACAAGGAAACTTATCCGTTGAACGTTACTTCAAAAAGCTCAAGAAATTATGGAATGATATTGGAATCTATAGCAGTGAGTCTGTTGAAGGAATTGCATTTTGGAGTGAGCTTACAGAAAGAGACAAagttattcaattttttattggacTAAATGATTATTATTCCATAATTTGCTCCCAAATCCTTGTTAACCAGCCATTCCCAACAGTGGAGGAAGCTTATTCTGAAATAATTCGAGAAGAAAAACGTAGAGAATTGTTTGTTGCATTAGGAACTGTGGCGGCACAAGTGATTCAAAGTAGTTACCAGAATGGTTCATCCAACAATGGTGATAATAAAAACCTTGGAATTGATCAAGAAATTGACACAAGTATTTAA